Below is a window of Thermodesulfobacteriota bacterium DNA.
TTGGGTTGTGCCCAGCAGCAACGAGTTTTGCACCCTCTCTATAAATCGCCTGTGCGAGCACAGTTGCGGTTGTTGTACCGTCTCCTGCCACATCACTAGTCTTACTTGCAACCTCTTTGACCATCTGAGCGCCCATGTTCTCGAATTTGTCTTCAAGTTCAATTTCCTTTGCCACAGTCACTCCATCTTTTGTCACTGTGGGTGAACCGAAGGACTTCTCAATGATGACGTTTCTTCCTTTTGGACCCAAGGTGACTTTTACGGCATCAGCAAGGGCGTTTACTCCTCTAAGTATTGCTTCTCTTGCACTCTGATTATACTTTATCTCTTTTGCAGCCATAGGATCTCCCTCCTTCTCTTTAATCTTCTACAATTGCTAAAATGTCATCTTCTCTTAAAATCAGATGTTCTTCTCCTTCGATTTTGATTTCAGTCCCTGCATATTTGCCGAAAAGTACCCTATCTCCCACTTTTACGCTCAAAGGTATCTTAGTTCCGTTATCGAGGTATTTTCCATCTCCAACAGCAACCACTTTTCCCTCTTGTGGTTTCTCCTTAGCTGAATCTGGAATTATAATTCCGCCCTTTGTCTTTTCCTCCTCCTGAATCCTTATCACAAGAACTCTGTCGTGCAATGGCCTAACCTTCATCATATCACTCTCCTTTCTTGATTTTTATTAGCAATCGCCCTTAAAAATTGCTAACTGAAATATAATAACGACCTAAATCTTTGTCAAGGGGAGAGATCCGGTTTCCAGAAAAATTTAAGAAGCTTTTAATTCCAGTACGAAGAAGGCGCCTTTTAGGCTTTGTATATGTTGAGTATATACCAAATTTACAGGCCCTCTTTTCTTAACTCTTCGATTAATCTCCTTTGCCTTTCTGTGAGTTTTTTGGGAATTTCGACTATCACTTCCACGTACTGATCACCGTTTATATTCCTTTTCGGGTCAGAAATACCAAGCCCTTTAAGTCTCATCTTTGAGTGGCTAGCAATCCCCGGAGGAATCTTTACCTTTTTTGGCCCCGAGATGCTCGGTACCTCAACCTCACCACCTAAAAGTGCATCGGTGAGCTTTATGTTCTTTGTCACGTATATATCATACCCTTCCCTTCTGAATACCGGATGTTCTCCGACTTTTATTGTTAAGTAAAGGTCACCAACCTCTCCTGTTATTGGATCCCGATTTCCCTTTCCGGGAAGTCGCAGCTTGGTACCTGTGGAAACCCCAATCGGAATCTTCACATTCACCTCTTCAAGCCTTCCATTTCTCACAAAAGAGATTCTTTTTTCGGCACCTTTTACCGCGTCCATGAATGGGATTTCAAGCTCGTAGTGGATATCCAGCCTTCCTTCAGATTTCTGTTCCCGTGTTACGAAGTCCCCAAAGTTGAAATCGAAGAACCTTCTTTTAGTTTGTGCTCTTCCAGGCTCTCTTCCAAATATTATGCTGAAGATATCTGTACTTCCAAAGCCCAGATCTCTAAAGAGATCACCGATGTTAAAACCGCGAAAGATGTCCTCTTCTGTGTAATACTTATGAAAATCGGTCATTCCATACGTGTCGTAATGTTTTCTCTTCTCCTTGTCACTAAGTACCGCGTAAGCCTCATTTATCTCCTTAAATTTTTCCTCAGCCTCTTTGTCTCCAGGGTTCCTGTCGGGATGGTATTTAAGTGCAAGTCTTCTATAAGCCTTCTTTATCTCCTCATCGGTTGCGTTCCTCGGAACCCCCAATATTTCGTAGTAATCTTTTTTTGCTGGCATAACTAACCTTCCCTGTATATGGCAACGTACTTGCCCATCGGATAGCCGGTAGATCTCATAACTTCACGGCATTTAATCTTCATGATATATAGTACGGGTCTTCTCGAAAATTCCGTAAGTGTCTCGTAGTTTCCCATTCCCTTAGATATTACAAAGGTTTCTCCCTCAAACAGATCCTTAAGCTGACCTTTGAGGTCGCTTTCTTTTAGCCCAACTTCCCCTGTATCTGTGGATAAAAACCGATTGAAGAACTCATATAACCCGTATCTTTCCACATCCCGCATAGATAGATCGTTTTGGACAGGTCTTTCTCTTACGACGTAGTAAACAGTCTTTCCCATCTTTTCTAATAAGTCAATAAGTGGAAGGTCAAAGAAAAAGTCCGAAACGTTATCACCGAGCATTAAAACGTCTTTCCTTTTTACAAGCTCATTTTCTATTCTGTCCATGTCCGCAAAAAAATCCATTTCCTCCCAGTTGTATTCCGGCTCAATAAAAAAGTCTGAAGAATTTCCTAAAGCTGAAAATTTCAAAACCCAAAAAAGATCATGGGAAAGTCTGCTTTTAAGACGCGATGATACATCTTTTGCAAGTTCGATTTCTCTAAGTTTTATTGACGCGTAGGGGTCTTCAACACCGTACTTCGCACTTATTGCATGCAATACCAGATTTGCTATGCTTGGGGGTGTCCTTTCACTTCCCCATTCTCTTCTTATTAGGTCCTCAAACTCTTCAATATCCGAACCATCAACTCCAATTAGCTCTAGAGTCCTTCTTGCAAGCCCAAGTATACAGGGAAAGCAAGAATCTCCAACCTTCATCTTCCAATTAAAAGATAAGAACGATCCTTCGCCGTTTCAACGTAAAACGGAAGTAAACACGACCTAAGATCCCTTAACCGTACCTATACTGAACACCATATTCTCCGCGAGGATAACGCCAAAGAATAGCACCTTTTACACAGGCGATCATGCATGTCCCGCATTCTAAACATCCGGAGTGCTCAACGGTTACTTCATTGGTCTCCTCGTTATACTTGTAAAGATTTCCGGGACAAACGATTAGACAGTATTTTTTTTCACAGTTACTACAAATTTCGCCCTTTATTTCAATGTGGCTTTCTCTGTCAATTTTTACTATGTTTTTGGCAAGTTTTTCCTCGACCTTCATATCTTTTTCGCAGAAAGTAAAACCTTTATTGTCCTTAGGCTTACCATCTCCTTAATAAAAGGCCAGAGAATATCCCATGTTTTCCCTTTTGGTCCACAACCAAAATAGGTGAGCTTTTCTAAGATCGCTGGAAACTTTTCTGGATAATGCGCGAAAATATCATCGTTATCCAAAAAATCCGGCATATGACGGAATGT
It encodes the following:
- the groES gene encoding co-chaperone GroES; translation: MKVRPLHDRVLVIRIQEEEKTKGGIIIPDSAKEKPQEGKVVAVGDGKYLDNGTKIPLSVKVGDRVLFGKYAGTEIKIEGEEHLILREDDILAIVED
- a CDS encoding DnaJ domain-containing protein, giving the protein MPAKKDYYEILGVPRNATDEEIKKAYRRLALKYHPDRNPGDKEAEEKFKEINEAYAVLSDKEKRKHYDTYGMTDFHKYYTEEDIFRGFNIGDLFRDLGFGSTDIFSIIFGREPGRAQTKRRFFDFNFGDFVTREQKSEGRLDIHYELEIPFMDAVKGAEKRISFVRNGRLEEVNVKIPIGVSTGTKLRLPGKGNRDPITGEVGDLYLTIKVGEHPVFRREGYDIYVTKNIKLTDALLGGEVEVPSISGPKKVKIPPGIASHSKMRLKGLGISDPKRNINGDQYVEVIVEIPKKLTERQRRLIEELRKEGL
- a CDS encoding ARMT1-like domain-containing protein, with the translated sequence MKVGDSCFPCILGLARRTLELIGVDGSDIEEFEDLIRREWGSERTPPSIANLVLHAISAKYGVEDPYASIKLREIELAKDVSSRLKSRLSHDLFWVLKFSALGNSSDFFIEPEYNWEEMDFFADMDRIENELVKRKDVLMLGDNVSDFFFDLPLIDLLEKMGKTVYYVVRERPVQNDLSMRDVERYGLYEFFNRFLSTDTGEVGLKESDLKGQLKDLFEGETFVISKGMGNYETLTEFSRRPVLYIMKIKCREVMRSTGYPMGKYVAIYREG
- a CDS encoding 4Fe-4S dicluster domain-containing protein, producing the protein MKVEEKLAKNIVKIDRESHIEIKGEICSNCEKKYCLIVCPGNLYKYNEETNEVTVEHSGCLECGTCMIACVKGAILWRYPRGEYGVQYRYG